In Natronococcus occultus SP4, the following proteins share a genomic window:
- a CDS encoding inorganic phosphate transporter produces MVETLLLIGVIASIFVGFNIGGSSTGITWGPSVGAGIVTKSTAAAIMTVFVFLGGITVGQNVMETLSEGIITIDLTLSAGVAVLFFIGLGILVANVFGVPVPTSMTTVGAIAGLGLATGTLNYTTIAEIISWWVVTPIIGFWIGGIIGRYIYPEVNRRVQIEKTDGPLLTLERDGAIPKPVLGPNTTPSEVATTAVVLVIGCYMAFSAGASNVPNAAAPLVGEAGLEVNTAVVIATLAIGIGAFTIARRTMDSVGGELSDIPLLAALFVMVTASTITTILSYIGIPISLVMATVMTIVGIGWGRATRPITFREAVTRDTEAQERDIKLGAIVTEEEKDKPAPPIGEAETEEVLHGSDLFNPRAVIKYVSMWIIGPSMSTLLAYGFFTLLPGVA; encoded by the coding sequence ATGGTCGAGACTCTTCTACTGATCGGGGTAATCGCATCGATCTTCGTCGGCTTCAACATCGGTGGCTCCTCGACCGGGATCACGTGGGGACCGTCGGTTGGCGCCGGAATCGTGACAAAGTCGACTGCGGCGGCGATCATGACGGTTTTCGTCTTTCTCGGCGGGATCACCGTCGGACAGAACGTCATGGAGACGCTCAGTGAGGGGATCATTACGATCGATCTCACGCTATCGGCGGGGGTCGCCGTCCTCTTCTTTATCGGACTGGGCATTCTCGTCGCCAACGTCTTCGGCGTCCCTGTTCCGACCTCGATGACGACCGTCGGCGCGATCGCCGGACTCGGACTGGCGACCGGGACGCTCAACTACACGACGATCGCCGAGATCATCTCGTGGTGGGTCGTGACGCCGATCATCGGCTTCTGGATCGGCGGGATCATCGGCCGGTACATCTATCCGGAGGTCAACCGTCGCGTACAGATCGAAAAGACCGACGGACCGCTGCTCACGCTCGAACGGGACGGAGCGATCCCGAAACCGGTACTCGGGCCGAACACGACCCCGTCGGAGGTCGCTACCACCGCCGTCGTCCTCGTTATCGGCTGTTACATGGCGTTTAGCGCCGGTGCGAGCAACGTCCCGAACGCCGCCGCACCGCTTGTCGGCGAGGCCGGACTGGAGGTAAACACCGCGGTCGTCATCGCCACCCTCGCGATCGGGATCGGTGCGTTCACCATCGCTCGCCGAACGATGGACTCGGTCGGCGGGGAACTGAGCGATATCCCGCTGCTTGCAGCGCTTTTCGTTATGGTGACGGCGTCGACGATCACGACGATCCTCTCCTATATCGGGATCCCGATCAGCCTCGTGATGGCGACGGTGATGACGATCGTCGGGATCGGCTGGGGTCGGGCGACCCGACCGATCACGTTCCGCGAGGCGGTCACTCGCGACACCGAGGCCCAGGAGCGCGATATCAAACTGGGCGCGATCGTCACCGAGGAAGAGAAGGATAAACCGGCGCCCCCGATCGGCGAAGCGGAGACCGAAGAGGTGCTTCACGGGAGCGACCTGTTTAACCCGCGAGCGGTGATCAAGTACGTCTCGATGTGGATCATCGGCCCCTCCATGTCGACGTTGCTTGCCTACGGTTTCTTTACGCTTCTTCCGGGTGTCGCCTAA
- a CDS encoding universal stress protein codes for MLSQILVPMDDSDPASHALEYALDNHPDAEVTVLHVVGVPSMMMGDAVGLTLEGDISEGAADRAEPVFDRAHEVADERDREIRTIVGVGHPARNIIDRADDYETIVLGAHGKDWNRATRRFLVGNVAETVSKRSPVPVTIVR; via the coding sequence ATGCTCTCGCAAATTCTCGTTCCGATGGACGACTCTGACCCTGCCAGCCACGCCCTCGAGTACGCGCTCGATAACCATCCCGACGCCGAGGTCACCGTCTTGCACGTCGTCGGCGTTCCGTCGATGATGATGGGCGATGCGGTAGGGCTGACCCTCGAGGGCGACATCAGCGAGGGCGCTGCCGACCGCGCCGAGCCGGTGTTCGACCGCGCCCACGAAGTCGCCGACGAACGGGATCGAGAGATCCGGACGATCGTCGGCGTCGGGCATCCGGCTCGGAACATCATCGACCGCGCCGACGACTACGAGACGATCGTGCTCGGAGCTCACGGGAAGGATTGGAACCGTGCGACGCGTCGCTTTCTCGTTGGAAACGTCGCCGAGACGGTCTCGAAGCGGTCTCCGGTACCCGTGACGATCGTCCGCTAA
- a CDS encoding inorganic phosphate transporter, protein MSELLLVVGLLVAAFVGYNIGGATTGPAFGPAVGANVITKLMAAALMAVFFFLGAITIGPNVVDTLGEELVTDTAIFTMRSNVAVLFFIGGALFVGNYAGVPASTSMTAVGAIAALGLATGELDFAVLGEIVVWWIVAPIIGFWVAGVVGRYFYPRINERIAIEGNREGREMITLDRSRTVPRLQFGEGANRREITGAFVVVGIGCLMGFSSGTSNIANAIAPIYGTGDVDMIPLILIGSAAVAVGCFTIARRTLDTLGNDITNLPLTAAIVVAVISSTIVVGLSWIGIPASFVVIATMSIIGLGWGRASRTTTISDAREGEETHVSVGALAAEEEGEQSPEIGEENPEDIPKASDLFDPSTTARVILMQNVVPIISTVGAYLTFRFIPVFGL, encoded by the coding sequence GTGAGCGAATTACTGCTCGTTGTCGGGCTCCTCGTCGCAGCCTTCGTCGGTTACAACATCGGCGGCGCGACGACGGGACCCGCGTTCGGACCGGCCGTCGGCGCGAACGTGATCACGAAGCTCATGGCGGCTGCGCTGATGGCGGTCTTTTTCTTCCTCGGCGCGATCACCATCGGTCCGAACGTCGTCGACACGCTCGGCGAGGAACTGGTCACCGATACGGCGATCTTCACGATGCGGTCGAACGTCGCCGTCCTCTTTTTCATCGGCGGCGCGCTGTTCGTCGGCAACTACGCCGGCGTGCCCGCCTCGACGTCGATGACCGCCGTCGGGGCAATCGCTGCGCTCGGTCTCGCGACCGGCGAGCTCGACTTCGCCGTCCTCGGGGAGATCGTCGTCTGGTGGATCGTCGCTCCGATCATCGGATTCTGGGTCGCGGGCGTTGTCGGCCGGTACTTCTATCCGCGAATCAACGAGCGGATCGCCATCGAAGGCAACCGCGAAGGTCGCGAGATGATCACGCTCGATCGTTCGAGAACGGTCCCCCGTCTACAGTTCGGTGAGGGGGCCAACCGCCGCGAGATCACCGGCGCGTTCGTCGTCGTCGGGATCGGCTGTCTGATGGGCTTTTCCTCTGGGACGAGCAACATCGCGAACGCAATCGCCCCGATCTACGGTACCGGTGACGTCGACATGATCCCGCTGATCCTGATCGGGTCGGCTGCCGTCGCGGTCGGCTGTTTTACCATCGCCCGACGAACGCTCGACACGCTCGGCAACGACATCACCAACCTGCCGCTGACGGCCGCGATCGTGGTCGCGGTCATCAGCTCAACGATCGTCGTCGGCCTCTCCTGGATCGGTATCCCCGCTAGCTTCGTCGTCATCGCGACGATGAGTATTATCGGGCTCGGATGGGGCCGAGCCTCACGGACGACGACGATTTCGGACGCACGAGAGGGCGAAGAGACCCACGTCTCGGTTGGTGCACTCGCCGCAGAAGAGGAAGGCGAACAGTCACCAGAGATCGGCGAGGAAAACCCTGAGGATATCCCGAAAGCGTCGGATCTGTTCGACCCCTCGACGACAGCGCGAGTGATCCTCATGCAAAACGTCGTCCCGATCATCTCGACGGTCGGTGCCTACCTCACGTTTCGGTTTATTCCCGTGTTCGGGCTGTGA
- the fer gene encoding ferredoxin Fer, which translates to MPTVEYLNYEVLDDQGWEMDDDDLFEQAADAGLDEEDYGTLDVAEGEYILEAAEAQGYDWPFSCRAGACANCAAIVYEGEIDMDMQQILSDEEVEDKNVRLTCIGSAETDEVQIVYNAKHLDYLQNRVI; encoded by the coding sequence ATGCCCACGGTAGAATACCTCAACTACGAAGTGCTAGACGACCAGGGCTGGGAAATGGACGACGACGACCTCTTCGAGCAGGCCGCAGACGCCGGCCTCGACGAGGAGGACTACGGTACGCTCGACGTCGCCGAGGGCGAGTACATCCTCGAGGCCGCTGAGGCACAGGGCTACGACTGGCCCTTCTCCTGCCGTGCCGGCGCCTGCGCGAACTGCGCAGCGATCGTCTACGAGGGCGAGATCGACATGGACATGCAGCAGATCCTCTCGGACGAGGAGGTCGAGGACAAGAACGTCCGTCTGACCTGTATCGGCTCCGCCGAGACCGACGAGGTGCAGATCGTCTACAACGCGAAGCACCTCGACTACCTGCAGAACCGCGTCATTTAA